Proteins encoded together in one Candidatus Sulfotelmatobacter sp. window:
- a CDS encoding amidohydrolase: MLAALLALSAVAQTTLPKEVESVYPDAHALYLDVHENPELSSHETRTAEKLAARLRSAGYDVTEHVGGTGVVAILKNGAGPTIMLRTELDALPVEEKTGLPYASKVHTKDDAGHDVPVMHACGHDLHMAAILGTAEIMARSKNTWHGTLMLIGQPAEETISGAEAMIHDGLFTRFPKPDVAVALHVGNVLPAGMASITPGIYNTNADSLRITIYGKGGHGAMPNTAIDPIVIAARTVLALQTIVSREVKPGEMAVVTVGYLQAGTKNNIIPDHADLGLTVRTFKQDVRKQVLAAIERIAKAEAAAAGAPREPSVERYEGSDLVYNNPALAERLRAPLEAALGKDKVVTAEPIAPSEDFSYFVEQGVPGFYFSLGGADPEKLAQAKASGTQLPSNHSPLFAPDVDPALHAGIAAEVAVLRNLLNASPEELRALANERPAH; encoded by the coding sequence ATGCTCGCTGCACTGCTGGCTTTGTCTGCCGTTGCGCAGACTACTTTGCCTAAAGAAGTTGAAAGCGTCTATCCCGATGCGCACGCGCTTTACCTTGATGTACACGAGAATCCCGAACTGTCGTCGCACGAGACTCGAACGGCAGAAAAACTGGCGGCGCGCTTACGCAGCGCCGGATATGACGTGACCGAGCACGTCGGCGGCACAGGTGTGGTCGCTATCCTGAAAAATGGCGCGGGCCCGACCATTATGCTGCGCACGGAACTGGACGCGCTTCCCGTCGAAGAGAAGACCGGGCTACCCTACGCCAGCAAAGTGCACACCAAAGACGACGCTGGGCACGACGTTCCAGTTATGCACGCCTGCGGGCACGATCTGCACATGGCAGCCATTCTCGGCACCGCCGAAATCATGGCGCGCAGCAAGAACACCTGGCATGGAACCCTAATGCTGATCGGCCAGCCGGCCGAGGAGACGATCAGCGGCGCTGAAGCCATGATCCACGATGGTCTGTTCACACGCTTCCCCAAACCAGACGTGGCCGTAGCGCTGCACGTCGGCAACGTGCTGCCTGCGGGCATGGCCTCGATCACGCCCGGCATCTACAACACGAATGCAGATTCGCTGCGCATCACAATTTATGGCAAGGGCGGGCACGGGGCGATGCCGAACACGGCGATCGACCCGATTGTGATCGCCGCGCGCACGGTTCTTGCCTTGCAGACAATCGTGTCGCGCGAAGTCAAACCGGGTGAAATGGCGGTCGTAACCGTCGGTTACCTCCAGGCGGGGACCAAGAACAATATTATTCCCGACCACGCCGACCTCGGTCTAACGGTACGCACGTTCAAGCAGGATGTGCGCAAGCAAGTGTTGGCGGCGATTGAGCGCATTGCCAAAGCAGAAGCGGCCGCCGCGGGCGCGCCGCGCGAACCTTCAGTAGAGCGCTATGAGGGAAGCGATCTGGTTTACAACAATCCCGCTCTGGCCGAGCGCCTGCGCGCACCTCTTGAGGCCGCGCTAGGAAAAGATAAAGTGGTGACCGCCGAGCCGATCGCGCCGTCGGAAGACTTTTCCTATTTCGTGGAGCAGGGCGTGCCCGGCTTCTATTTCAGTCTTGGCGGCGCCGACCCGGAGAAACTTGCGCAGGCCAAAGCCTCGGGAACTCAGCTTCCTTCCAATCACTCTCCGTTGTTTGCTCCCGACGTGGACCCGGCTCTGCATGCGGGAATCGCGGCCGAAGTCGCGGTGCTGCGGAACTTGCTGAATGCGTCGCCGGAAGAGTTGCGTGCGTTAGCCAATGAGCGGCCGGCTCACTAG
- a CDS encoding ATP-grasp domain-containing protein, protein MPDARPLTFLCITTYEKGQEFMRECKRQGCSVILLTGEKLRDADWPRESLDDTFYLPAEIALTDIVAAVTHLARTRKLHRIVALDEYDMETAATLREHLRIPGMGLTTMRYFRDKLAMRMRALDRDVRVPDFVPIVNHGDIRYYLDHVPGPWVVKPRQEASAIGIKKIHAAAELWPLLDQLGDKQSGYLLEKFLPGDVYHVDSVVSENEVVFANVSKYGKPPMNVAQGGGVFTTFTVARGSDEDAGLRAINRKLIAALGLVRGVAHAEFIRAQADGNFYFLECAARVGGAYINEMVEASSGINLWREWARIEIAGDDGAYKLPPVREEYAGVILSLARQENPDTSAYNDPEVYYRIKKHHHAGLVLRSTDPDRIPELLESYARRFADEFLAVEPARDKPTA, encoded by the coding sequence ATGCCCGACGCCCGCCCCCTGACTTTTCTCTGCATCACCACGTACGAGAAGGGGCAGGAGTTCATGCGCGAGTGCAAGCGTCAGGGCTGCTCAGTAATCCTGCTGACCGGGGAAAAATTGCGCGACGCCGATTGGCCGCGCGAAAGCTTGGATGACACCTTCTATTTACCGGCTGAAATTGCGCTCACCGACATTGTCGCCGCCGTGACTCACCTCGCTCGCACCCGCAAGCTCCATCGCATCGTTGCCCTTGACGAGTATGACATGGAAACCGCCGCGACCCTGCGCGAGCATCTGCGTATTCCGGGCATGGGCCTCACCACTATGCGCTATTTCCGCGACAAGCTGGCCATGCGCATGCGCGCGCTCGATCGTGATGTGCGGGTGCCCGATTTCGTCCCGATCGTAAACCACGGCGATATTCGCTATTACCTCGATCACGTGCCCGGTCCGTGGGTAGTCAAGCCGCGGCAAGAGGCGTCGGCGATCGGGATCAAGAAAATCCACGCCGCGGCAGAGTTATGGCCGTTGCTCGATCAACTTGGCGATAAGCAGTCGGGATATTTACTGGAGAAATTTCTTCCCGGCGATGTGTACCACGTCGACTCCGTCGTCTCTGAGAACGAAGTTGTCTTCGCCAACGTCAGTAAATACGGCAAGCCCCCCATGAACGTCGCTCAGGGCGGCGGTGTGTTCACGACGTTTACGGTGGCGCGGGGAAGCGACGAAGATGCGGGACTGCGGGCGATCAACCGCAAACTGATTGCGGCGCTCGGCCTGGTGCGGGGCGTGGCCCATGCCGAATTCATTCGGGCCCAAGCCGACGGCAATTTTTATTTTCTCGAATGCGCGGCCCGCGTCGGCGGAGCCTACATCAATGAGATGGTCGAGGCCTCCTCCGGAATCAACCTCTGGCGGGAGTGGGCGCGCATCGAAATCGCCGGCGACGACGGCGCCTACAAATTACCTCCGGTGCGCGAGGAATATGCCGGCGTGATTCTTTCTCTCGCCCGGCAAGAGAATCCCGACACTTCCGCCTACAACGATCCGGAAGTGTACTACCGCATCAAGAAGCATCATCATGCCGGCCTGGTGTTGCGTTCAACCGATCCGGATCGCATTCCTGAACTACTGGAAAGCTACGCCCGCCGCTTCGCCGACGAATTTCTCGCAGTAGAACCAGCCCGCGACAAGCCCACCGCCTAG
- the glpX gene encoding class II fructose-bisphosphatase — translation MATQTRPEGKARIFGENIESDLASRFLRVVEVAAIASARTMGQGERKLSDQVATEAMRRTMDSIPMRGTIVIGEGERDEAPMLYIGEKVGAEFPDGMEVPEVDIAVDPLEGTNLCATGAPGAITVLAASERGGLLNAPDCYMEKIVVGPSCKDAVELDAPVSDNLKNIAKRLDRDVEDLVVIVLDRPRHEQLIADIRAAGARIRLIGDGDLSAGIAAAVIGTGVHAVMGSGGAPEGVITAAAIRCLNGYMLGRLVVKPDQEERLARMGIKDKNRIYEAEDLAPGKQLIFAATGVTDGALLKGVRFFGEGTRTSSVIMTLRTAKVRFVESIHLEKGPDVKVRFL, via the coding sequence ATGGCTACGCAGACTCGTCCAGAGGGCAAGGCCCGAATTTTCGGGGAGAACATCGAGAGCGACCTGGCGTCGCGATTCCTGCGGGTGGTGGAAGTGGCAGCGATTGCCTCCGCCCGCACCATGGGACAAGGCGAGCGCAAACTCAGCGATCAGGTTGCCACCGAAGCCATGCGCCGAACTATGGACTCGATCCCCATGCGGGGGACGATTGTGATTGGGGAGGGCGAGCGCGACGAGGCGCCGATGCTTTACATCGGGGAGAAAGTTGGCGCCGAATTCCCCGACGGCATGGAGGTTCCTGAGGTCGACATCGCGGTCGATCCGCTTGAAGGGACCAACCTATGCGCTACGGGCGCGCCCGGGGCGATTACCGTGCTCGCGGCCTCGGAGCGCGGAGGCCTGCTCAACGCTCCAGATTGCTACATGGAGAAAATTGTCGTTGGGCCGTCATGCAAGGATGCGGTCGAACTGGATGCGCCGGTATCCGACAATCTGAAAAATATCGCCAAGCGGCTTGACCGCGACGTGGAAGACCTGGTGGTGATCGTGCTCGACCGGCCGCGTCACGAGCAACTGATTGCGGATATTCGGGCGGCGGGAGCGCGAATTCGGCTGATCGGCGACGGCGATTTGTCCGCCGGAATTGCCGCGGCTGTGATTGGTACCGGCGTTCACGCGGTAATGGGCTCGGGCGGCGCGCCGGAGGGAGTGATCACAGCCGCGGCCATCCGCTGCCTCAATGGATACATGCTCGGCCGGTTGGTGGTGAAGCCCGACCAGGAAGAGCGGCTCGCCAGGATGGGCATCAAGGACAAAAACAGAATTTACGAGGCCGAAGACCTCGCTCCCGGAAAGCAATTGATTTTCGCGGCTACGGGCGTTACCGACGGCGCGCTGCTCAAAGGCGTACGTTTTTTTGGCGAAGGGACGCGAACATCGTCGGTCATCATGACGTTGCGTACTGCCAAGGTGCGGTTTGTGGAGAGCATTCACCTGGAGAAAGGGCCGGATGTGAAGGTGAGGTTCTTGTAG
- a CDS encoding host attachment protein, with amino-acid sequence MSITREQIRELTEFQDEKSCAVSFYFQPTTPRNKAHKEDTILIKDLTREALHNLESKGESKGQREFARGDLDRILRLSAELRSNGTHGKAVFACAGQNIWREYDLPASLPGTQLFVDRHFHLKPIAYLLGASPLLGVVLIDRHRARIFDLRLGELTEREDLFHPLPRRGRSDGFAGYDGGHAQRRVEDEARQHFKNVAETLKDLLERNVFEKWILACQEAHLSQVEPQLHSSVSHALIGRFHADLAHVTRDEIRTLAQPIVERWQSHRRRELVEQAVSQARSNGRGVTGLRRVLRSLELGEVQTLLVGENLQSHAIECSSCGHIDAHLVSFCPACGHATQEIVDVGEAILPWVIRRDIETLYVKDDPEFDKVGNIAALLRYRTENVQPISTTAADELSRAGAAYPGRLRRFASR; translated from the coding sequence ATGTCGATCACTCGCGAACAAATCCGAGAGTTAACTGAATTTCAAGATGAAAAATCCTGTGCCGTCAGTTTTTATTTCCAACCCACGACGCCGCGTAACAAGGCGCACAAGGAAGATACGATTCTGATCAAGGATCTGACCCGCGAAGCGCTGCACAACTTGGAGAGTAAAGGCGAGAGCAAAGGCCAAAGAGAATTCGCTCGCGGCGACTTAGACCGCATCCTGCGACTATCGGCTGAACTGCGCAGCAATGGAACCCATGGCAAAGCCGTGTTTGCGTGCGCTGGGCAAAACATCTGGCGTGAATACGATTTACCCGCCAGCCTTCCCGGCACACAACTTTTCGTCGACCGGCATTTTCATTTAAAACCAATTGCGTATCTTCTGGGCGCGTCTCCGCTTCTGGGGGTGGTGCTAATCGATCGCCATCGCGCCCGCATTTTCGATCTTCGTCTGGGCGAGTTGACCGAACGCGAAGACTTGTTTCATCCGCTGCCGCGCCGGGGCCGCAGCGACGGCTTTGCCGGCTATGACGGCGGGCACGCCCAGCGCCGCGTGGAAGACGAGGCCCGCCAGCACTTCAAAAATGTAGCCGAAACGTTGAAAGATCTTTTGGAGAGAAATGTGTTTGAGAAATGGATTCTGGCCTGCCAGGAAGCTCATCTCTCTCAAGTGGAACCGCAACTTCATTCCTCAGTAAGCCATGCGCTGATTGGCCGCTTCCATGCGGACCTGGCGCACGTGACTCGCGATGAGATTCGTACTCTCGCGCAGCCGATCGTCGAGCGTTGGCAAAGCCATCGGCGGCGCGAGTTAGTCGAGCAGGCTGTGAGCCAGGCGCGCAGCAATGGACGAGGTGTAACTGGACTACGCCGCGTGTTGCGCTCGCTGGAGCTGGGAGAGGTTCAGACGTTGCTGGTGGGAGAAAATCTACAATCGCACGCCATCGAGTGTTCCTCGTGCGGACACATCGATGCTCATCTCGTCAGCTTCTGTCCGGCCTGCGGTCATGCCACCCAAGAGATTGTCGACGTCGGCGAGGCCATCCTGCCCTGGGTGATTCGCCGCGACATCGAAACGCTTTACGTGAAGGACGATCCGGAGTTCGACAAGGTCGGCAACATTGCCGCCCTGCTACGTTACCGTACAGAAAATGTGCAGCCGATTTCCACGACCGCGGCCGATGAACTGAGCCGAGCAGGCGCGGCCTACCCCGGCCGGCTGCGCCGCTTCGCCAGCCGCTGA
- a CDS encoding carboxymuconolactone decarboxylase family protein produces the protein MSPTTTENSAQEHSTPDRPERKEPTYLFTEKYVADKSEIARRFIETRARLNVNVDKVNNFLVKRFYNIDHNTYLEGALPAKTKELMGLVASACLRCDDCVYFHAIQAYRLGVTRAEQEESLNVALVVGGSIVVPHLRRAYELLEEMYG, from the coding sequence ATGAGCCCAACCACAACCGAGAATTCCGCGCAGGAACATTCCACGCCAGATCGCCCCGAGCGCAAGGAGCCGACCTATCTTTTCACTGAAAAATATGTAGCCGACAAGAGCGAGATCGCGCGCCGCTTCATCGAGACCCGGGCCCGCCTCAATGTTAACGTCGACAAGGTCAATAATTTTCTGGTCAAGCGCTTCTACAACATCGACCATAACACTTATCTGGAAGGCGCATTGCCCGCGAAGACGAAAGAGTTGATGGGCCTGGTAGCCTCAGCCTGCCTGCGTTGCGACGACTGCGTCTATTTCCACGCCATCCAGGCCTACCGCCTGGGCGTAACCCGCGCCGAGCAAGAAGAATCGCTCAATGTAGCCCTGGTCGTAGGCGGCAGCATCGTAGTCCCCCACCTGCGGCGGGCCTACGAGTTGCTGGAGGAGATGTACGGGTGA
- a CDS encoding DNA/RNA non-specific endonuclease — translation MPPPFLADELFDGTKRPAEFGQVTIEFDEIRGKDRQIVRPTRVCGIVCPTVTGERGDAPKWICDVDFSGKQDVNRGHIMGLRLGGPEDSRNIVPQWARWQGSGVWARMEDQVRKLAEQQLKRGRYVMFDCFVRYLNYGSDRRKSFPTGFFVTATMLHGNHKVDRSTPRLQWSFDQEQNVTDDMLFLRTEVANFGNPGWSDWEAKVKVNKKTGEVRDASRFIKTGQDSRYAATASSSSSSVPFSSSSSSSSSSSSSSSSSLSNSSLSSPSFSIPSSSSSLSVQGKNKRKQVISPLIYSRKGSGNDDYMKTVGQKLAANELARKKLKQAPPANPNDIDYQTESDDDEFIPSSESEESDSSESDPSESN, via the coding sequence ATGCCTCCTCCGTTCCTGGCTGACGAGTTGTTCGACGGCACCAAGAGACCGGCTGAGTTTGGGCAGGTAACGATCGAGTTTGACGAGATTCGGGGCAAGGACCGGCAGATCGTGCGTCCGACTCGCGTCTGCGGAATTGTCTGCCCGACCGTTACGGGGGAGCGCGGAGACGCTCCCAAATGGATCTGTGACGTAGATTTCAGCGGGAAACAAGACGTGAACCGAGGGCACATCATGGGGCTTCGGCTGGGCGGTCCTGAGGACTCCAGGAACATTGTCCCGCAGTGGGCAAGATGGCAAGGATCCGGCGTGTGGGCGCGGATGGAGGACCAGGTCAGAAAGCTCGCAGAACAGCAGCTCAAGCGCGGGCGCTATGTGATGTTCGACTGTTTTGTCCGCTACCTGAACTACGGAAGTGATCGGCGTAAATCGTTTCCCACCGGCTTCTTTGTGACCGCTACGATGCTCCACGGCAATCATAAGGTGGATCGCTCAACTCCGCGATTGCAATGGTCCTTCGATCAGGAGCAGAACGTCACTGATGACATGCTGTTTCTGCGCACCGAAGTTGCAAATTTCGGCAATCCGGGATGGTCGGATTGGGAGGCCAAGGTAAAGGTCAACAAGAAGACCGGAGAAGTACGAGATGCGAGCCGTTTTATCAAGACTGGGCAGGATTCCCGCTATGCAGCAACCGCGAGTTCCTCCAGTTCGTCCGTCCCATTCAGCTCATCAAGTTCCTCCAGTTCGTCTTCCTCAAGTTCGTCCTCCAGTTCGCTATCCAATTCCTCTCTCTCTAGTCCGTCTTTTTCCATTCCGTCGAGTTCGTCGAGTCTGTCGGTCCAGGGAAAGAACAAGCGAAAACAGGTGATCTCCCCCTTAATCTATTCGCGCAAAGGCAGCGGCAATGACGACTACATGAAGACGGTCGGACAGAAACTCGCTGCCAATGAGCTGGCGAGGAAGAAGTTGAAACAAGCGCCTCCGGCAAATCCGAACGATATCGATTATCAGACCGAGTCGGACGATGACGAGTTCATTCCCAGTAGCGAGTCGGAGGAAAGCGACAGCAGCGAGTCCGATCCGAGCGAAAGTAACTAG
- a CDS encoding FG-GAP-like repeat-containing protein has protein sequence MKSFRLICLSILFPCVTALAQNHAVPVANQLVPPSARPGQSGFTLQVEGSGFATGAVVYWNGSPRTTQVLSANTVEATINAADVAKAGTALVAVSNPAPGGGISTAVSFPIRQRWNSVAMALDTAVTNPGIATVAADFNGDGKIDLATVNGTDGGLTIRLGKGDGTFLPARTYRPGNYFTGLVVGDFNGDGNLDLAVSKPFLCGGCGGYPRYILTVFLGAGDGTFDKVASPKKIFYGLPLAAGDFNGDGKLDLIVTSTDYYGDNWYPSIALGSGDGTFQKGASLVYMNQFSYPAVGDFNSDGKLDIAMPDLDTFQGSPITSVYLGNGDGTFATPAQYASVTENFAFTAAVADLNGDGKLDIITDGAQVLLNNGDGTFTNDNNVNITTNYFGGVAVGDFNGDGKIDFAIGGNYTSPYSSLVFLSNNDGTFQMDTVEGGRVMQAADFNGDGQLDLLTEGGIYLSTAAGVSPTYLSFNDTTVNSQSPPQTATLSNVSNKTMTIESVQLTGTGAQEFLMTNQCGSSLAPGKSCQIQLVFAPTAAGDVYPSLSISVPGVPASAVALFGPAVQ, from the coding sequence ATGAAATCTTTCCGGCTGATATGTCTATCCATCCTTTTCCCGTGCGTAACGGCCTTGGCGCAAAATCATGCCGTGCCCGTGGCGAACCAACTGGTTCCCCCGAGTGCGCGGCCGGGGCAGAGTGGCTTTACGCTTCAAGTGGAAGGATCAGGCTTTGCGACCGGCGCGGTCGTGTACTGGAATGGCTCGCCACGGACGACTCAAGTGCTCTCCGCGAACACAGTGGAAGCAACGATTAACGCGGCCGATGTGGCGAAGGCCGGCACCGCATTGGTGGCGGTATCGAATCCGGCACCGGGCGGAGGGATCTCGACCGCTGTGAGCTTTCCTATTCGTCAGAGATGGAACTCTGTCGCGATGGCGCTCGATACGGCCGTGACGAATCCTGGCATTGCAACTGTGGCTGCCGACTTCAACGGCGACGGCAAGATCGACCTCGCGACAGTAAATGGCACGGATGGCGGACTGACTATACGTCTCGGGAAGGGCGACGGCACGTTCCTGCCAGCCCGGACTTATCGTCCCGGCAATTACTTCACTGGCCTCGTTGTGGGCGACTTTAATGGCGACGGAAACCTTGATCTTGCGGTCTCGAAGCCCTTTTTGTGTGGCGGCTGCGGCGGCTATCCCAGGTACATACTGACAGTATTTCTGGGCGCCGGCGACGGTACCTTCGATAAAGTAGCGAGCCCCAAAAAGATATTCTACGGCCTGCCGCTTGCGGCGGGAGATTTCAACGGGGACGGGAAGCTCGATCTGATTGTCACCAGCACCGACTACTACGGCGACAACTGGTATCCCTCGATTGCGCTCGGCAGCGGCGATGGCACCTTTCAGAAAGGAGCTAGCCTGGTGTATATGAACCAGTTCTCCTACCCTGCGGTCGGCGACTTTAATAGCGACGGAAAACTCGACATTGCCATGCCAGATCTCGACACTTTTCAGGGCTCGCCGATCACTTCTGTCTATCTGGGCAACGGCGACGGGACTTTCGCCACTCCGGCACAGTACGCATCGGTGACCGAGAATTTCGCATTTACCGCCGCTGTGGCAGACCTGAACGGCGATGGCAAGCTGGACATTATTACCGACGGAGCTCAGGTATTGCTCAACAATGGAGACGGAACTTTCACCAACGATAACAATGTGAACATCACAACCAACTATTTCGGAGGTGTCGCAGTCGGCGATTTCAACGGAGACGGCAAAATCGACTTTGCCATTGGAGGCAATTACACCTCACCGTACAGCAGTTTAGTTTTCTTGAGCAACAACGACGGGACATTCCAGATGGATACAGTGGAGGGCGGCCGGGTGATGCAGGCAGCGGACTTCAATGGCGACGGCCAACTCGATTTGCTGACCGAAGGAGGAATTTACCTTTCGACCGCGGCCGGCGTGTCGCCAACCTATCTGAGCTTTAACGATACGACCGTGAATTCCCAGAGCCCGCCACAGACTGCGACCCTTTCGAATGTCAGCAACAAGACTATGACTATTGAGAGTGTCCAACTTACAGGGACAGGAGCGCAGGAATTCTTGATGACCAACCAATGTGGCAGTTCGCTGGCACCGGGAAAGAGCTGTCAGATTCAACTCGTCTTCGCCCCGACGGCTGCCGGGGACGTTTATCCATCGCTGAGCATCAGTGTCCCAGGCGTCCCGGCCTCGGCGGTCGCGCTGTTCGGGCCGGCGGTGCAGTGA
- a CDS encoding N(4)-(beta-N-acetylglucosaminyl)-L-asparaginase: protein MTFSRREFVKTSIVGAVATGVGTHAAIPEALAKAGQQGQVSQSDAPKRPMIICAHNGYAYVEAAYTFLKAGGDTLDAAVQVVKGPEDDPKDDSVGLGGLPNEEGVVELDSCCMHGPTRRAGSVGGVRNIKNVSMAAKAVMERTGHVMLVGEGAERFAVAMGQPRENLLTDRSRKIWLLWKEFNSDRDWWGPGIADPHWRPPAQESKPQASLHQDVLPERIQQLQQRAAELGIEPEFQLAAVRRVLFPPSGTIHCSVLNEKGEMSGITTTSGLAFKLPGRCGDSPIIGAGCYTDQDVGSAGATGAGEENIKVAGAHTIVENMRHGLSPHEAGMDALKRIVRNYNGDMTKLRYMDMTYYVLRKDGAYAGVCLWEGYSAGNPHRFCVHDGTLREEVATPLLKGYSQDWPPMPKVPEDLKKDSEYLK from the coding sequence ATGACATTCTCGCGCCGCGAGTTTGTAAAGACCTCAATTGTCGGAGCCGTCGCCACCGGAGTGGGAACACATGCGGCGATTCCGGAAGCGCTTGCGAAAGCCGGGCAGCAAGGGCAAGTATCGCAGAGCGACGCGCCCAAGCGCCCGATGATCATCTGCGCTCACAATGGCTATGCCTACGTCGAGGCCGCATACACCTTCCTCAAGGCTGGCGGAGATACGCTCGATGCGGCGGTTCAAGTAGTGAAAGGACCCGAGGACGATCCCAAGGACGATTCCGTCGGACTGGGCGGCCTGCCCAACGAGGAAGGCGTGGTCGAACTCGATTCCTGCTGCATGCACGGCCCGACGCGGCGCGCCGGGTCGGTCGGCGGCGTGCGCAATATCAAGAATGTTTCCATGGCGGCGAAGGCCGTCATGGAACGTACCGGGCACGTCATGCTGGTGGGAGAGGGCGCCGAACGATTCGCCGTGGCGATGGGGCAACCCCGCGAGAACCTGCTGACCGACCGTTCGCGTAAAATCTGGCTGCTGTGGAAGGAATTCAATTCCGATCGCGACTGGTGGGGACCGGGCATCGCCGACCCGCACTGGCGTCCTCCCGCGCAGGAATCGAAGCCGCAGGCCTCGTTGCATCAGGATGTATTACCCGAGCGCATTCAACAACTACAGCAGCGCGCAGCCGAACTGGGCATTGAGCCGGAGTTTCAACTCGCGGCTGTGCGGCGCGTGCTGTTTCCGCCCTCAGGCACCATTCACTGCTCGGTGTTAAACGAGAAAGGCGAAATGTCGGGCATTACAACGACGAGCGGCTTGGCCTTCAAACTGCCCGGCCGTTGCGGCGATTCGCCGATCATCGGCGCCGGCTGCTACACCGATCAGGACGTGGGGTCCGCCGGTGCGACCGGCGCCGGAGAAGAGAACATCAAAGTGGCGGGCGCTCACACCATCGTCGAGAACATGCGCCACGGCTTGTCTCCGCACGAAGCCGGTATGGACGCGCTCAAACGCATCGTACGCAATTACAACGGCGACATGACCAAACTCCGCTACATGGATATGACGTATTACGTTCTGCGTAAAGACGGGGCGTATGCGGGAGTCTGCCTCTGGGAAGGTTATTCCGCAGGCAATCCGCACCGATTCTGCGTGCATGACGGAACGCTGCGCGAGGAAGTTGCGACTCCGCTGCTCAAAGGATATTCTCAGGACTGGCCGCCCATGCCGAAGGTGCCCGAGGATTTGAAGAAGGACTCGGAGTATCTGAAGTAG
- a CDS encoding BrnA antitoxin family protein, giving the protein MRKLSREQRRDIAALTAKKGEDIDLSDMPEVLDWSKAEIGKFYRPPKKSVTMRLDADIIEWLKSFGDGYQTRLNLLLRHAMANSQENSRDKMSGRRATRRQRTRSRKAAV; this is encoded by the coding sequence ATGAGGAAACTAAGCAGGGAACAAAGACGAGACATCGCCGCCCTCACGGCGAAGAAAGGCGAAGACATTGATCTCTCGGACATGCCGGAAGTTTTGGACTGGAGCAAGGCCGAAATTGGTAAGTTCTACCGTCCACCGAAGAAATCGGTGACGATGCGCCTGGACGCCGACATCATTGAGTGGCTGAAGAGTTTTGGTGACGGCTATCAGACAAGGCTGAACTTGCTGCTCAGACACGCCATGGCGAATTCTCAAGAGAATTCCCGAGATAAGATGAGCGGAAGACGCGCAACTCGAAGGCAGCGAACCAGAAGTCGCAAGGCCGCCGTTTAG
- a CDS encoding BrnT family toxin, with the protein MGRSQEPAEFLKARHSLRDRPTCIRCPYALTQRDESTVDEERWITLGSVGPGAVLFVVHTSFERQGEEAVRIISARAATPRERGWYEETKQGTKTRHRRPHGEERRRH; encoded by the coding sequence GTGGGACGAAGCCAAGAACCAGCGGAATTTCTTAAAGCACGACATTCGCTTCGAGACCGCCCAACTTGCATTCGGTGTCCGTACGCTTTGACGCAACGCGACGAGTCGACGGTCGACGAAGAACGCTGGATTACACTGGGATCGGTCGGTCCAGGGGCTGTGCTTTTTGTCGTCCATACGAGTTTTGAAAGGCAGGGCGAGGAGGCGGTGAGGATCATCTCGGCCCGAGCCGCCACGCCTCGTGAAAGGGGATGGTATGAGGAAACTAAGCAGGGAACAAAGACGAGACATCGCCGCCCTCACGGCGAAGAAAGGCGAAGACATTGA